In Apium graveolens cultivar Ventura chromosome 10, ASM990537v1, whole genome shotgun sequence, the following are encoded in one genomic region:
- the LOC141693632 gene encoding pectinesterase inhibitor 3 gives MATLTPITLSLLLILSLSTTFLHNTVAKSDIPSSDLIHASCIHANYPQICLRTLSTYAPPATTPNDLAQAAVKISLTRSQKASEFLSDLKHKSAKREKDAVSDCVSQMSDSVDELSRTLSELKHLRRGIEFKWQMSNVETWVSAALTNEDTCLDGFKEIDGKVRSDVRRKITNVARVTSNALYLINLMDSQARRNFVPNP, from the coding sequence ATGGCCACTCTCACTCCCATAACTCTCTCTCTCCTCCTCATTCTCTCTCTCTCCACCACCTTCCTCCACAACACCGTCGCAAAGTCCGACATCCCTTCCTCGGACCTCATTCACGCATCATGCATCCACGCAAACTACCCGCAAATATGTCTTCGAACACTCTCTACCTACGCTCCTCCCGCAACCACACCAAACGATCTAGCTCAAGCCGCGGTTAAAATAAGCCTAACGAGATCACAAAAGGCCTCCGAATTTTTGTCAGATCTTAAACATAAAAGTGCCAAGAGAGAGAAAGACGCAGTGAGTGACTGCGTGAGCCAGATGTCTGATTCGGTTGATGAACTTAGTAGGACATTGTCGGAGTTGAAGCATCTTAGACGTGGTATTGAGTTCAAGTGGCAAATGAGCAATGTGGAGACGTGGGTTAGTGCTGCGTTAACCAATGAAGATACGTGTCTTGATGGGTTTAAAGAGATTGATGGGAAAGTAAGAAGTGATGTTAGAAGGAAGATTACTAATGTTGCTAGAGTTACTAGTAATGCTCTTTACTTGATAAATCTCATGGATAGTCAAGCTCGACGGAACTTCGTTCCTAATCCATGA